The genomic stretch TGCTTTGAGAGCTGTTGAAATGAAAGCAGAAGTACTTATAAAAGCAACTAAAGTAGATGGAATTTTTGATAAAGATCCTAAAAAGTTTACAGATGCTGTGAAATATGATACAATTACATATGATGAAGCAATTTCTAAAAATTTAAAAGTTATGGATACAGAGGCATTTGCTATATGTCAAAAGTATAAGATGCCTATTAGTGTTATTAATTTCTTTGATAAGGATAATCTTTTAAATGCAGTTATGGATAAAAAAATTGGAACGAGAGTAATTCCTTGATGATATAAAGCTCAACAGGAGGTGTTTGTGCATGTCATACTTATACGACGAAATCGTGTCAGTAAAGGCAAGAGAAGTATTAGATTCTAGAGGTAACCCAACAGTAGAGGCAGAAGTTATGTTGGCAAGTGGTGCTGAAGGTAGAGCAATAGTTCCATCAGGAGCTTCAACAGGTATATTTGAAGCTTTAGAATTGAGAGATGGAGACAAATCAAGATTTATGGGTAAAGGAGTTTCAAAAGCTGTTGCAAATGTTAATGATGTTATAGCTGAAGAATTAGAAGGTTTAAACGCTTTTGATCAAGCTTTAATAGACCAAGTAATGTTAGATTTAGATGGAACTGAAAATAAAGAGAAATTGGGTGCAAATGCTATTTTAGCTGTATCATTAGCTGTAGCAAGAGCAGCATCTGATTCTTTGGAAATACCTTTATATAAATATTTAGGTGGTCCAAATGCTAAAGTTCTTCCAGTACCTTTGATGAATATTGTTAATGGTGGAGAACATGCAGATAATAACTTAGATATTCAAGAATTTATGATAATGCCTGCTGGATTTAACAAATTTTCAGATGCTTTAAGAGCAGGAACAGAAATTTTTCATAATTTAAAAAAATTATTACAGGAAGCTGGCCATCAAACAGCAGTTGGAGATGAAGGTGGATTTGCTCCTAACTTTGATTCAAACGAAGAAGCTTTACAGTTCATAGTAAAAGCTGTAGAAAAAGCTGGTTATAAACCTGGTGAAGAGGTATTTATTGCATTAGACTGTGCAGCATCAGAATTTTATAATTCAGATAATAAAACATATCATATTGATGGAAAAGATTTATCTTCTTCAGAACTTGCAGATTACTATGAAGGATTAATAGATAAATATCCAATAAAATCTATAGAAGATCCATTTGATCAAGAAGATTGGGATGCTTATACAGGATTTACTGCTAAGGTTAGAACTAAAGCTCAGGTTGTTGGTGATGACTTGTTTGTGACCAATGTTAAAAGATTACAAAAAGGTATAGATTTAAAATCAGCAAACTCTATATTGATAAAATTGAATCAAATAGGTTCTTTAACAGAAACTTTTGATGCAATAGAATTAGCTAAAAAATATAATATGACAAATGTAATTTCTCATAGATCTGGAGAATCAGAAGATACATTCATAGCAGATCTTTGTGTAGCAACAAATGCAGGATTTATAAAAACAGGTTCTTTATCAAGAACAGATAGAATTGCTAAGTATAATCAATTATTAAGAATAGAAGAAGAATTGGGTTCTGTTGCTCAATTTAAAGGTTTAGATTCTTTTTATTCAATAGATAAATAAACAATTCCCCCTATAAAAAGGGGGTTTTTTTATTGAAAAATTACTTGAGGTATTTTATATTTAGGATGAATTATGATTTCAGCTTTAAAATTATATATATCTTCTATTATTTTTTTTGTTATAACTTCATTTGGTGTTCCATCTTTTATTATTTTTCCATCTTTCATTATTAATATTCTATTAGAATAAAGACTTGCAAGATTTATATCATGAAATACAGATAATATAGTTAAATTTTCTTTTTGACTTAAATTTTTTATTATATTTAAAAGAT from Oceanotoga teriensis encodes the following:
- the eno gene encoding phosphopyruvate hydratase, producing the protein MSYLYDEIVSVKAREVLDSRGNPTVEAEVMLASGAEGRAIVPSGASTGIFEALELRDGDKSRFMGKGVSKAVANVNDVIAEELEGLNAFDQALIDQVMLDLDGTENKEKLGANAILAVSLAVARAASDSLEIPLYKYLGGPNAKVLPVPLMNIVNGGEHADNNLDIQEFMIMPAGFNKFSDALRAGTEIFHNLKKLLQEAGHQTAVGDEGGFAPNFDSNEEALQFIVKAVEKAGYKPGEEVFIALDCAASEFYNSDNKTYHIDGKDLSSSELADYYEGLIDKYPIKSIEDPFDQEDWDAYTGFTAKVRTKAQVVGDDLFVTNVKRLQKGIDLKSANSILIKLNQIGSLTETFDAIELAKKYNMTNVISHRSGESEDTFIADLCVATNAGFIKTGSLSRTDRIAKYNQLLRIEEELGSVAQFKGLDSFYSIDK